A window of Campylobacter ureolyticus contains these coding sequences:
- the traT gene encoding complement resistance protein TraT: protein MKKYIILFLMSFLFIGCAANKAQNASILSQSEPVFIDEKPKSQKVYIKFTNTSQTSSNLDKKLALSLSQNGYSVIDNENLADTIIKINLNYFKKINVSSGSSPRVGVGLGSGFSNFGIGFGTSADIFDSAAYEAQISFFAKVKSLKDIKTYQTLFNYQSKEGSSFESALNELEEKVSNQILRYLNL from the coding sequence ATGAAAAAATATATTATATTGTTTTTAATGTCATTTTTATTTATTGGTTGTGCTGCTAATAAGGCTCAAAATGCTAGTATTTTGAGTCAGAGTGAGCCTGTTTTTATAGATGAAAAGCCAAAAAGCCAAAAAGTTTATATCAAATTTACAAACACAAGCCAAACTAGTAGTAATTTAGATAAAAAACTAGCTTTAAGTTTATCGCAAAATGGTTATAGCGTAATAGATAATGAAAATCTTGCAGATACTATTATAAAGATTAATTTAAACTATTTTAAAAAAATAAATGTATCAAGTGGCTCATCTCCAAGAGTTGGTGTTGGTTTAGGCAGTGGTTTTTCAAATTTTGGTATTGGTTTTGGAACAAGTGCTGATATTTTTGATAGTGCTGCTTATGAAGCTCAAATTTCTTTTTTTGCAAAAGTAAAAAGCTTAAAAGATATAAAAACTTATCAAACACTTTTTAATTATCAAAGCAAAGAGGGTAGTTCTTTTGAAAGTGCTTTAAATGAGCTTGAAGAAAAAGTTTCAAATCAAATTTTAAGGTATTTAAACTTATGA
- a CDS encoding Fe-S-containing protein, translating into MSIFFVHILNAFLPLIFFITLFYLKEKLINLVSLVFSAFVFGYFAYFIALKYPYGLRNLYLFTNSMLAFLFIISPILLFRIPKFIKFIFLFLITFGFGVKYFYISNGYAIFDNALLDSLGIKNLGFILLGIVFFFVFYFCFKFSRKNIDKKAFLIPVGIIFIIINLSYFISEVLLILMRKNVIETDTNILSFVAKSLHYEKSFCYFYIAVFILFGILTFFKFIKNSKKTKILDIKFRKEKAYNNSIKTNFFSIILSSIIALTTLLYYDLHASRPLMIDEPTIVEPNENDEFSFDINELKDNKLHRYAYISDDGKTIRFFLINKYPDRLVPTAVFDSCMICGDKGYVKRGDELICVACNVRIFLPSVGKMGGCNPIPFNFKIENNKLIIPFSEIMLGANYFSEVRQKLVTDPVSKNKIINLKAKFNYVYGDKTYFFESEENKKEFLKNPEKYVKKLTKANFRIEGYKEVKNDF; encoded by the coding sequence ATGAGTATATTTTTTGTTCACATATTGAATGCTTTTTTACCATTAATTTTTTTTATAACACTTTTTTACTTAAAAGAAAAACTTATAAATTTAGTAAGCTTAGTTTTTAGTGCTTTTGTTTTTGGATATTTTGCATATTTCATTGCATTAAAATACCCATATGGATTAAGAAATTTGTATTTATTTACAAATTCAATGTTAGCTTTTTTATTTATAATAAGCCCTATTTTACTTTTTAGAATTCCTAAATTTATTAAATTTATATTTCTGTTTTTGATTACTTTTGGTTTTGGTGTTAAATATTTTTATATAAGCAACGGATATGCAATATTTGATAATGCTTTACTTGATAGCCTTGGAATTAAAAACTTAGGATTTATTCTTCTTGGGATAGTATTTTTCTTTGTGTTTTATTTTTGTTTTAAATTTAGCAGAAAAAATATTGATAAAAAGGCTTTTTTAATACCGGTTGGAATTATTTTTATAATAATAAATTTATCATATTTTATATCTGAAGTTTTGCTCATATTAATGAGAAAAAATGTTATAGAAACCGATACCAATATTCTTTCCTTTGTTGCTAAATCACTTCATTATGAAAAATCATTTTGTTATTTTTATATAGCAGTTTTTATTTTATTTGGAATTTTAACTTTTTTTAAATTTATAAAAAATAGTAAAAAAACTAAAATTTTAGATATAAAATTTAGAAAAGAAAAAGCTTATAATAACTCTATAAAAACAAACTTTTTTTCCATAATCTTATCATCAATTATAGCTTTAACAACATTACTTTATTATGATTTACACGCTTCAAGACCCCTTATGATAGATGAGCCTACTATAGTTGAGCCTAATGAAAATGATGAGTTTTCTTTTGACATAAATGAGCTAAAAGATAACAAACTTCACCGTTATGCTTATATAAGTGATGATGGAAAAACAATAAGATTTTTTTTGATAAATAAATATCCTGATAGGCTAGTGCCAACTGCGGTTTTTGATAGTTGCATGATATGTGGCGATAAAGGATATGTAAAAAGAGGTGATGAGCTTATATGTGTTGCTTGCAATGTTAGGATTTTCCTTCCATCAGTTGGAAAAATGGGAGGATGTAACCCGATACCTTTTAATTTTAAAATAGAAAACAATAAATTGATAATTCCATTTAGTGAAATTATGCTTGGAGCAAACTATTTTAGCGAAGTAAGACAAAAACTAGTAACTGATCCAGTAAGCAAAAATAAAATTATAAATCTAAAAGCAAAATTTAACTATGTTTATGGGGATAAAACTTATTTCTTTGAAAGTGAAGAAAATAAAAAAGAATTTTTAAAAAATCCTGAAAAATATGTTAAAAAACTCACAAAAGCAAATTTTAGAATAGAAGGGTACAAGGAGGTTAAAAATGATTTTTAA
- a CDS encoding MFS transporter, protein MDKKVSKFISFTILTLSLTTIMAGAAIAPALGMISEHFNQTSKILVSQIVSIHSIFIIFSAFLFSFLTKYLNAKNIAILGLCLYIIGGVGASFFDNIWIILFLRAILGIGVGFIQPLTNGLIGFLYDDKDKVKLLGLSSAMSSLMGLVAAPLSAYLAAISWNYSFYIYFLGVFVMVFAVLFLPTVMLRQNKNKTTNLEVLKQIYPFCIAVFLAMLTFYSFPTNFSINILEKDFVEPKYIGLLMGLQHFFVILVGVFFARILKTFKRYCKFIFGAFFGAGFLMQFLASNLNFVFLGLLLVGLGHGFLMPFIMSRVSIYVKKENMAIAMSLMSIFLYLGQFVNPYLIKFILILFSSNSSNLAFLMSFIFSIILFLWFFYIDRFYFKK, encoded by the coding sequence ATGGATAAAAAAGTTTCAAAATTTATAAGTTTTACAATTCTAACTCTATCTCTTACAACAATTATGGCTGGTGCTGCAATAGCCCCAGCACTTGGGATGATAAGTGAACATTTTAATCAAACTAGCAAAATTTTAGTATCACAAATAGTTTCAATTCATAGTATATTTATTATTTTTAGTGCATTTTTATTTAGCTTTTTAACAAAATACTTAAATGCTAAAAACATCGCTATTTTAGGACTTTGTCTTTACATAATAGGTGGAGTTGGAGCATCATTTTTTGATAATATTTGGATAATTTTATTTTTAAGAGCAATTTTAGGAATTGGTGTTGGTTTTATCCAGCCACTTACAAACGGACTTATTGGTTTTTTATATGATGATAAAGACAAAGTAAAACTCCTTGGTCTATCATCAGCGATGTCAAGCCTTATGGGCTTAGTAGCAGCACCACTTTCAGCTTATCTTGCTGCTATTTCTTGGAATTATAGCTTTTATATCTATTTTTTAGGTGTTTTTGTTATGGTTTTTGCAGTTTTGTTTTTGCCAACCGTTATGCTTAGACAAAATAAAAATAAAACTACAAATTTAGAGGTTTTAAAACAAATCTATCCATTTTGCATAGCTGTTTTTTTAGCTATGCTAACTTTTTATTCTTTTCCTACAAATTTTTCAATAAACATACTTGAAAAAGATTTTGTAGAGCCAAAATATATTGGGCTTCTTATGGGTCTTCAACATTTTTTTGTTATTTTAGTAGGAGTATTTTTTGCTAGAATATTAAAAACATTTAAGCGGTATTGCAAGTTTATTTTTGGTGCATTTTTTGGAGCTGGATTTTTAATGCAATTTCTGGCATCAAATTTAAATTTTGTATTCTTGGGACTTTTGCTTGTTGGTCTTGGACATGGCTTTTTGATGCCATTTATAATGTCAAGAGTAAGTATTTATGTAAAAAAAGAAAATATGGCAATCGCAATGAGCTTAATGAGCATATTTTTATATTTAGGACAATTTGTAAATCCTTATTTGATTAAATTTATACTTATTTTATTTTCATCCAACTCTTCAAATTTAGCATTTTTAATGAGTTTTATTTTTAGTATAATTTTATTTTTATGGTTTTTTTATATAGATCGATTTTATTTTAAAAAATAA
- a CDS encoding ABC transporter permease — MEENNKFFLSSIFKSLKVGSKRVFVIFIAIFIGTSVSSGFLGIYFDIDTKMSKELKAYGANFIITPQNGNYIKFDDYKKTIDKIDKNLLLGITPYLYGYYSFGIGNGIIAGVDFQGLKKTKPFLEVRQGSMNLSDFSQDSAFLGINLAKSLEAKINQTITITNPKNLVSKNVIVKGIFYGGDESDELMFVDISISQALDEEKIINYANAVINLNFDKISNLSKELSNDLINAKPIAQISLSEGAMLDKIKGLMALIGLVILIISSTSVNTTLSSIIFSRKKEIALNLALGATKKDIVKLFGTEIAIITIFSAVLGAFSGYVLAQILGMMIFKASIDFRILSVVIAVLISLICSFIAAFYPIKKAIKINLADTLRGE, encoded by the coding sequence ATGGAAGAAAATAATAAATTTTTTCTAAGCTCTATTTTTAAAAGTTTAAAAGTTGGAAGCAAAAGAGTTTTTGTTATTTTTATAGCTATTTTTATCGGAACTTCTGTAAGTTCTGGGTTTTTAGGTATTTATTTTGACATTGACACAAAAATGAGTAAAGAGTTAAAAGCTTATGGAGCAAATTTTATTATAACTCCACAAAATGGAAATTATATAAAATTTGATGATTATAAAAAAACTATTGATAAAATAGACAAAAATTTACTATTGGGAATAACACCATATTTATATGGATATTATAGTTTTGGCATTGGTAATGGAATTATTGCAGGAGTTGATTTTCAAGGACTTAAAAAGACAAAACCGTTTTTAGAAGTTAGACAAGGAAGTATGAATTTAAGTGATTTTTCGCAAGACTCAGCTTTTTTAGGCATAAATTTAGCAAAAAGTTTGGAAGCTAAAATTAACCAAACCATCACTATAACAAATCCTAAAAACTTAGTTTCTAAAAATGTTATTGTAAAAGGGATATTTTACGGTGGCGATGAAAGCGATGAGCTTATGTTTGTAGATATTTCAATATCTCAAGCTCTTGATGAGGAAAAGATTATAAACTATGCAAACGCAGTTATAAATTTAAATTTTGATAAAATTTCGAATTTGAGTAAAGAATTAAGCAATGATTTGATAAATGCAAAACCAATAGCTCAAATTTCACTCTCAGAAGGGGCAATGCTTGATAAGATAAAAGGACTCATGGCATTGATTGGATTAGTTATTTTAATAATCAGCTCAACTAGTGTAAATACAACACTTAGCTCAATTATTTTTTCAAGAAAAAAAGAAATTGCTCTAAATTTGGCTCTTGGTGCAACAAAAAAAGATATTGTAAAACTTTTTGGAACCGAGATAGCAATAATTACTATTTTTAGTGCAGTTTTAGGTGCATTTAGTGGTTATGTTTTAGCTCAAATTTTAGGAATGATGATATTTAAAGCAAGTATTGATTTTAGAATTTTATCAGTTGTAATTGCAGTTTTAATTTCACTAATTTGTTCATTTATAGCAGCATTTTATCCAATAAAAAAAGCTATTAAAATCAATCTTGCAGATACACTTAGAGGAGAATAG
- a CDS encoding TlpA family protein disulfide reductase: MEKFKSKIILFFIILFICGCNDGILALNSKEPFYFKFKYSELTLTNHDSFGLIFITKECGACKEQLKYLKNSKFNFIVVLGDAKDMNDALNFTKDKDINFPLIFDKDSVLFLSNAVGGISGVPATFIYNKDNKKRFLGLTPKSVIEKEF; the protein is encoded by the coding sequence TTGGAAAAATTTAAAAGCAAAATTATCTTATTTTTTATAATATTGTTTATTTGTGGATGCAATGATGGAATTTTAGCACTAAATTCAAAAGAACCATTTTATTTTAAATTTAAATACAGCGAACTTACTCTTACAAATCATGATAGTTTCGGTCTTATTTTTATAACAAAAGAGTGTGGTGCTTGCAAGGAGCAACTTAAATATTTAAAAAATAGTAAATTTAATTTCATAGTTGTGCTTGGAGATGCAAAAGATATGAATGATGCTTTAAATTTCACAAAAGATAAAGATATCAATTTTCCACTTATTTTTGATAAAGATAGCGTTTTGTTTTTATCAAATGCAGTTGGTGGGATAAGCGGTGTTCCTGCAACTTTTATATACAACAAAGACAATAAAAAAAGATTTTTAGGACTTACTCCAAAAAGTGTTATAGAAAAAGAGTTTTAA
- a CDS encoding iron transporter, whose amino-acid sequence MRKSLLSVALSSAVLTSLAFGGEVPIGDPIEMHGMEIAAVYLQPIEMEPRGIDLAASLADIHLEADIHALKGNPNGFPEGFWMPYLTIAYQLTNLDNGKVKKGTLMPMVADDGPHYGANIKMDGGIGNYELVYAIQNPEKQGFGRHVDEETGVGKWFEPFTVKYNFKYTGTPDK is encoded by the coding sequence ATGAGAAAAAGTTTATTAAGTGTTGCACTAAGTAGTGCGGTTTTAACAAGTTTAGCATTTGGTGGTGAAGTTCCAATCGGTGATCCTATTGAAATGCACGGCATGGAGATAGCTGCTGTTTACCTACAACCAATTGAGATGGAACCACGTGGAATTGATCTTGCAGCAAGTCTAGCAGATATCCACCTTGAAGCCGATATTCACGCTCTTAAAGGCAATCCTAATGGCTTTCCTGAAGGTTTTTGGATGCCTTATTTAACAATTGCTTATCAATTAACAAATTTGGATAATGGTAAAGTTAAAAAAGGAACCCTTATGCCAATGGTTGCTGATGATGGTCCTCACTATGGTGCAAATATAAAAATGGATGGCGGAATTGGAAATTATGAGTTAGTTTATGCAATTCAAAACCCTGAAAAACAAGGTTTTGGTCGCCATGTTGATGAAGAAACTGGCGTTGGTAAATGGTTTGAACCTTTTACAGTTAAATATAACTTTAAATACACAGGTACACCTGATAAATAA
- a CDS encoding TlpA family protein disulfide reductase — MKKLISIFLNLFFFSLILSGCQKDSSADIGEMAPEISATTINGKKMRIHQQNDVNKIIVFWQYGCLSCTQILPNLDEFLKQNPGVFKAYAINSVNDEKIIKNYFNEMNFSSIVVLKDDLKISFDRYGVKTLPSIFIIDKNGTIKDKIYGDIGWKNLKAKLSYFL, encoded by the coding sequence ATGAAAAAATTAATTAGCATTTTTTTAAATTTATTTTTTTTTAGCTTGATTTTATCAGGTTGCCAGAAAGATTCAAGTGCAGACATTGGAGAGATGGCACCTGAAATTTCAGCTACAACCATAAATGGCAAAAAGATGAGGATTCATCAACAAAATGATGTTAATAAAATAATTGTATTTTGGCAATATGGCTGTTTAAGCTGCACACAAATACTTCCAAATTTAGATGAGTTTTTAAAACAAAATCCGGGTGTTTTTAAAGCTTATGCAATAAATTCAGTAAATGATGAAAAGATTATCAAAAACTATTTTAATGAGATGAATTTTTCTTCTATTGTGGTTTTAAAAGATGATCTTAAAATAAGCTTTGATAGATACGGTGTAAAAACACTTCCAAGTATTTTTATAATAGATAAAAATGGCACTATAAAAGATAAAATTTATGGAGATATTGGTTGGAAAAATTTAAAAGCAAAATTATCTTATTTTTTATAA
- a CDS encoding DUF2156 domain-containing protein, producing the protein MEFKVNGVDFHKFNIDTKPIMEKYLLTLGEDLEVDISDYTFAANYIWLSNVSGFYAIIEDSFCLFVMTGTELSMLLPPIGKLKNLKNAILKCFEIMNQNNSSKFFSHIDYVAECVLDKFAKSLDETADIFDVFEDFIFEKKLADYIYKSDDLIELKGNAYHTKRTEINKFKKTYPNFEVFPLSVEKHKNDILNLTNLWAQERIKYMPSVSNGEFMEGIYQEQAAIKRMLNHYKELELIGIVLYIDGVLKGFTVGEKINEGVASVIIEKTDFEVLGCAQFIFREFSKVLKEHFECDLINVGDDMGFENLKKVKMSYRPHKLEIKYSIYQK; encoded by the coding sequence TTGGAATTTAAAGTAAATGGTGTTGATTTTCATAAATTTAATATCGACACAAAACCTATTATGGAAAAGTATCTTCTTACTCTAGGTGAGGATTTAGAAGTTGATATAAGCGATTATACTTTTGCAGCAAATTACATTTGGCTGTCAAATGTAAGTGGATTTTACGCAATTATCGAAGATAGTTTTTGTCTTTTTGTAATGACTGGAACTGAACTTAGTATGCTTTTACCACCAATTGGAAAACTTAAAAATCTTAAAAATGCTATTTTAAAATGTTTTGAAATTATGAATCAAAACAACTCTTCTAAGTTTTTTTCTCATATTGACTATGTTGCTGAATGCGTGCTTGATAAATTTGCAAAATCTTTAGATGAAACAGCCGATATTTTCGATGTTTTTGAAGATTTTATTTTTGAAAAAAAACTTGCAGATTATATCTATAAAAGTGATGATTTGATAGAACTAAAAGGAAATGCCTACCATACAAAACGAACTGAAATCAACAAATTTAAAAAAACATATCCAAATTTTGAAGTTTTTCCATTAAGCGTTGAAAAACATAAAAACGATATTTTAAATCTTACAAATTTATGGGCACAAGAACGTATAAAATATATGCCAAGCGTTTCAAATGGTGAGTTTATGGAAGGAATTTATCAAGAGCAAGCAGCAATAAAAAGAATGCTAAATCACTATAAAGAACTTGAATTAATAGGCATAGTTTTGTATATTGATGGCGTTTTAAAAGGCTTTACAGTTGGCGAAAAAATAAATGAAGGTGTTGCAAGCGTGATAATAGAAAAAACAGATTTTGAAGTTTTAGGTTGCGCGCAATTTATATTTAGAGAGTTTTCTAAGGTTTTAAAAGAGCATTTTGAATGCGACCTTATAAATGTTGGGGATGATATGGGCTTTGAAAATCTTAAAAAAGTAAAGATGAGTTATCGCCCTCACAAACTTGAAATAAAATACTCAATTTATCAAAAATAA
- a CDS encoding ABC transporter permease, translating into MIFKIILSSIRGDMKFLSFLTIFLTTLLISSMLNITLSIGNVVSKELRSYGSNILVLPKGNSLSIDVGDKKFQPLKNENYINESNLHAIKEIFWRNNIIGFAPFLTATIDGKNIVGTYFDKNVKVTDEEDFTTGIKTIYPFFKIDGRLPKDDSLDEVLVGSDLATKQNIKLNDEINIENYKLKVVGILEFGGEFSNKFITSLKFTQELLNLQDKVEKVEVSALTIPENDLALKARKNLDSLDQVEYDLWYCTAYVSSIAYQISEDLKGADAKAQTQISDAESSVVTKIQALMLVVSLISLIVSSIAISSLMTSEIYRRTKEIGLLKALGANNFQIYLNFALGSVFVAIISSLVGVAFGYLVSEIISYFIFSHFISISFIVIPITLFFAVLIALIGSLLPMRNVINLLPAEVLYGRK; encoded by the coding sequence ATGATTTTTAAAATAATTTTATCATCTATTAGAGGTGATATGAAATTCCTTTCATTTTTAACTATATTTTTAACCACTTTGCTTATCTCTTCAATGTTAAATATTACTTTAAGCATTGGAAATGTTGTATCAAAAGAATTAAGAAGCTATGGTTCAAATATATTGGTTTTACCAAAAGGTAATTCTTTAAGTATAGATGTTGGTGATAAAAAATTTCAACCTTTAAAAAATGAAAATTACATAAATGAAAGCAACCTCCATGCTATTAAAGAAATTTTTTGGAGAAACAACATAATCGGCTTTGCGCCATTTTTAACAGCTACAATTGATGGAAAAAACATAGTTGGAACCTATTTTGATAAAAATGTAAAAGTTACTGATGAAGAGGACTTTACAACTGGCATAAAAACAATTTATCCATTTTTTAAGATTGATGGCAGGCTTCCAAAAGATGATAGTTTAGATGAGGTTTTAGTTGGAAGTGATTTGGCCACAAAGCAAAATATTAAACTAAATGATGAAATAAATATAGAAAATTATAAATTAAAAGTGGTTGGAATTTTAGAATTTGGTGGAGAATTTTCCAATAAATTTATCACCTCTTTAAAATTTACTCAAGAGCTTTTAAATTTGCAAGATAAAGTTGAAAAAGTTGAAGTATCAGCTCTTACAATACCTGAAAATGACCTTGCTCTAAAAGCTAGAAAAAACCTTGATAGTCTAGATCAAGTAGAGTATGATTTATGGTATTGCACAGCTTATGTAAGCTCAATTGCATACCAAATAAGCGAAGATTTAAAAGGTGCGGATGCAAAAGCACAAACTCAAATAAGCGATGCTGAAAGCAGCGTTGTGACAAAAATTCAAGCTCTGATGCTTGTGGTAAGTCTAATTTCGCTAATTGTTTCAAGCATAGCAATTTCATCGCTTATGACATCTGAAATTTATAGAAGAACTAAAGAAATAGGACTTTTAAAAGCTCTTGGCGCGAATAATTTTCAAATTTATTTAAATTTTGCACTTGGAAGCGTTTTTGTTGCTATAATCTCGTCATTAGTTGGTGTTGCTTTTGGATATTTAGTTTCAGAGATTATTTCATATTTTATTTTTTCACATTTTATAAGCATATCTTTTATAGTCATACCAATAACTTTATTTTTTGCTGTTTTAATAGCTCTTATTGGCTCACTTTTGCCTATGAGAAATGTTATAAATCTACTTCCAGCGGAGGTTTTATATGGAAGAAAATAA
- a CDS encoding complement resistance protein TraT produces MKKYIILFFSIILFFGCAGKTYTDRSVVKSSKPIFIKNTPNNNLAYVDFTNTSSVDSNLTQAVSLNLAKNGYEIVSDKSEASTKIRGNLNFFRRNYIKDIDPFVVSGINFRYFGYDRLDALDDYYSSVTNSYVYDAEISLQINIDGEIYETNLYFQSDKNTNSTSTMMEILNTKISNQILNYLKFLN; encoded by the coding sequence ATGAAAAAATATATAATTTTATTTTTTAGCATTATTTTATTTTTTGGTTGTGCTGGTAAAACCTATACCGATAGAAGTGTTGTAAAAAGTTCAAAACCAATTTTTATAAAAAATACTCCTAATAACAACTTAGCTTATGTTGATTTTACAAATACAAGTAGTGTTGATAGTAATCTAACACAGGCAGTTTCACTAAATTTAGCTAAAAATGGCTATGAAATAGTCAGTGATAAAAGTGAGGCTTCCACCAAAATTAGAGGAAATTTAAACTTTTTTAGGAGAAATTATATAAAAGATATTGATCCATTTGTTGTAAGTGGTATAAATTTTAGATATTTTGGATACGATAGATTGGATGCTTTGGATGATTATTACTCATCAGTTACTAATAGCTATGTTTATGATGCAGAAATTTCACTTCAAATAAATATTGATGGTGAGATTTATGAGACAAATTTATACTTTCAAAGTGATAAAAACACAAATAGCACTAGCACGATGATGGAAATTTTAAATACTAAAATTTCTAATCAAATTTTAAATTATTTAAAATTTTTGAATTAA
- a CDS encoding GNAT family N-acetyltransferase: MIRKTTNSDIKALLEIENESFNEFKLSKSSFYYHIKRNFLYVYELESDKSILKKGEILGYCLVFSYLKIPRIYSIAVSKKARNLGVGSAMLEFLTLKFKTLRLEVRSDNKAIHLYEKFGFKKVKILPNYYEDCDGILMIR; the protein is encoded by the coding sequence ATGATAAGAAAAACAACTAATAGCGACATAAAAGCACTTTTAGAGATAGAAAATGAAAGCTTTAATGAGTTTAAGCTAAGCAAATCTTCATTTTATTATCATATAAAAAGAAATTTTTTATATGTTTATGAGCTAGAAAGTGATAAATCTATTTTAAAAAAAGGGGAAATTTTAGGATATTGTTTGGTATTTTCATATCTTAAAATTCCTAGAATTTACTCAATCGCAGTTAGTAAAAAAGCTAGAAATTTAGGCGTTGGTTCAGCTATGCTTGAGTTTTTAACTCTAAAGTTTAAAACTCTAAGACTTGAAGTAAGAAGTGATAATAAAGCTATACATTTGTATGAAAAATTTGGCTTTAAAAAGGTAAAAATTTTACCAAATTATTATGAGGATTGTGATGGGATTTTAATGATTAGATAA
- a CDS encoding ABC transporter ATP-binding protein, whose amino-acid sequence MENVISLKNIFKSFKDVHALEDISFEVPKNQWLSIMGPSGSGKTTLINILSLMDNPTSGIYELLGKDVANLSQNEHLKIRRETIGLIFQQFHLIPYLSVLENVMLAQYYHSSVEVGDAKAMLDMVGLGHRFTHLPSQLSGGEQQRVCIARALINNPEILIADEPTGNLDEKNEGVVLELFQKIKKDGKTIILITHNPNLGKQGDRMITLSHGKLINDEKIN is encoded by the coding sequence ATGGAAAATGTAATAAGTTTAAAAAATATATTTAAAAGCTTTAAAGATGTTCATGCATTAGAGGATATAAGCTTTGAAGTGCCTAAAAATCAATGGCTAAGCATAATGGGACCAAGCGGAAGTGGTAAAACAACATTAATAAATATTTTATCACTAATGGATAATCCAACAAGCGGTATTTACGAACTTTTAGGAAAAGATGTTGCAAATTTATCTCAAAATGAGCATTTAAAAATAAGGCGCGAAACAATAGGACTTATTTTTCAACAATTTCATTTAATACCTTATTTAAGCGTTTTAGAAAATGTTATGCTTGCTCAATATTATCATTCAAGTGTTGAAGTGGGGGATGCAAAAGCTATGCTTGATATGGTTGGATTAGGCCATAGATTTACTCATTTGCCAAGTCAATTAAGTGGTGGCGAGCAACAAAGAGTTTGTATTGCAAGGGCCTTGATAAACAATCCTGAAATTTTAATAGCTGATGAGCCAACTGGGAACTTGGATGAAAAAAATGAAGGTGTAGTGCTTGAGCTTTTTCAAAAAATAAAAAAAGATGGAAAAACTATTATTTTAATAACACATAACCCAAATTTGGGAAAACAAGGCGATAGAATGATAACTCTATCACACGGAAAACTTATCAATGATGAAAAAATTAATTAG